Proteins encoded together in one Henckelia pumila isolate YLH828 unplaced genomic scaffold, ASM3356847v2 CTG_477:::fragment_3, whole genome shotgun sequence window:
- the LOC140872896 gene encoding U-box domain-containing protein 35-like has protein sequence MWPAPVNHGERMPQIPRLFAVAIDRDKSSQIALKWAVDNLLVKGQTVILIHVKLKQSVPGLPAPPSFPAQWPNQVPDASDETGAGDDIQLRELLVPFHVFCMRKDIQCFDVVLDDTDVARAIIEFVKQSTIDVLVLGSGKGSIFRFKARDIPGNVLKGVPDFCTIYVIHKGKISSTRAASRPTPSILNPLRNQILIQAHRKSNASETPVPSKSDTRSPFSGHSRPGSEPPTHFKPNEANFIKSAFTHRKAPTGKAYELPPPETDISFVSTARQSVDLFPSYYEGSDGGPTPPRLSGLSDADNLGFHSWQIGRNSVDITTPPELFLDSTENDKAIAVQTMEEVEAEMKRLKQELKQTMDMYSTACKEALSAKEKAKELQRWKIEEQTRLEEARLSEEAALALARKEKAKSKAAFEHAEASQRIAELEAQKRINAEMKAIKESDDKSRVLSPLTQSDSMYRKYTIEEIEVATEYFAQSRKIGEGGYGPVYKCYLDHTPAAVKVLRPDATHGRSQFQQEVEILSCIRHPHMVLLLGACPEYGCLVYEYMSNGSLEDRLLRHGNTPPLSWQHRFRIAAEIGTGLLFLHQTKPEPLVHRDLKPANILLDRNYVSKISDVGLARLVPPSTADSVTQYRMTSTAGTFCYIDPEYQQTGMLGVKSDIYSLGIIFLQILTGKSPMGLTHHVERAIESGTFPELLDPSVPDWPVEEALSLATLALKCAELRRKDRPDLGNVVLPQLNKLRELAEDSMTNSVPCSANPSPSHSEVSMSKEDLSYPPSTQSSMGS, from the exons ATGTGGCCTGCACCTGTTAATCATGGAGAAAGGATGCCTCAAATACCGAGGTTATTTGCTGTGGCTATAGATAGGGATAAAAGCAGTCAAATCGCCCTCAAATGGGCTGTTGATAACCTTCTTGTTAAAGGCCAGACTGTGATTTTGATTCATGTTAAGCTGAAACAATCTGTTCCTGGATTGCCTGCACCGCCTTCTTTTCCCGCCCAAT GGCCTAACCAGGTTCCTGATGCTAGTGATGAAACTGGAGCTGGAGATGATATACAGTTAAGGGAACTGTTAGTTCCTTTCCACGTCTTTTGTATGCGCAAAGAT ATACAATGCTTTGATGTTGTGCTAGATGACACCGATGTGGCAAGAGCAATCATCGAATTCGTAAAGCAGTCCACGATTGACGTGTTGGTTCTCGGTTCTGGGAAAGGCAGCATCTTCAG ATTTAAAGCAAGAGACATTCCGGGAAATGTACTAAAAGGGGTACCAGATTTTTGTACCATATATGTCATTCACAAGGGGAAGATTTCATCCACACGAGCTGCTTCCCGTCCTACCCCATCCATCCTCAACCCATTACGGAACCAGATACTAATTCAGGCCCATAGAAAATCAAATGCATCAGAGACACCAGTGCCATCCAAAAGTGATACACGAA GTCCCTTTTCAGGACACTCTAGACCAGGATCCGAACCTCCAACACATTTCAAGCCAAATGAGGCAAACTTTATCAA GTCAGCGTTCACTCATCGAAAGGCCCCCACTGGAAAAGCATATGAACTACCTCCACCAGAAACAGACATATCCTTTGTAAGTACTGCAAGGCAAAGTGTTGATTTGTTCCCTTCATATTATGAGGGCTCGGATGGTGGTCCTACTCCTCCTCGGCTTTCTGGATTATCGGACGCAGATAACTTGGGGTTCCATTCATGGCAAATTGGACGAAATTCGGTGGACATAACAACCCCACCAGAATTATTCCTTGACTCAACTGAAAATGACAAAGCAATCGCAGTACAAACAATG GAGGAAGTAGAAGCTGAAATGAAAAGGTTAAAGCAGGAACTCAAGCAAACAATGGATATGTACAGTACAGCATGCAAGGAAGCACTCTCAGCGAAAGAGAAG GCAAAGGAGCTTCAGCGTTGGAAAATTGAAGAGCAGACGAGATTAGAAGAGGCGCGATTATCAGAAGAGGCAGCATTGGCTCTTGCAAGAAAAGAGAAGGCCAAGTCTAAGGCCGCCTTCGAGCATGCTGAAGCATCACAAAGGATAGCCGAGCTGGAAGCTCAAAAGAGGATCAATGCAGAAATGAAGGCCATAAAAGAATCAGACGATAAGTCTAGGGTTCTTAGCCCTTTGACTCAGTCAGATTCCATGTACAGAAAATACACGATCGAAGAGATTGAAGTTGCTACAGAATATTTTGCACAATCTAGAAAGATAGGAGAAGGAGGATATGGGCCAGTATACAAATGCTATTTAGACCACACGCCTGCTGCAGTGAAGGTTCTTCGACCTGATGCTACTCATGGAAGATCACAATTTCAACAAGAG GTTGAAATTTTGAGCTGCATAAGACACCCCCACATGGTCCTACTTCTAGGAGCCTGTCCAGAATATGGTTGCTTAGTTTATGAGTACATGTCCAACGGAAGCTTAGAAGACCGTTTGTTGAGGCATGGTAACACTCCTCCGCTATCTTGGCAGCATAGGTTTCGAATAGCTGCTGAAATTGGCACCGGCCTGCTCTTCCTCCATCAGACAAAACCAGAGCCACTGGTACATCGTGATCTCAAACCTGCTAATATTCTTCTTGACCGCAATTATGTCAGCAAAATCAGTGATGTTGGCTTGGCTAGACTTGTCCCTCCATCCACAGCTGACAGTGTTACTCAATATCGGATGACGTCTACAGCTGGAACTTTCTGCTACATAGATCCTGAGTATCAGCAAACTGGTATGCTTGGCGTAAAATCTGACATATATTCCCTTGGAATCATCTTCTTACAAATTCTTACTGGCAAATCACCGATGGGTCTTACTCATCATGTTGAAAGAGCTATCGAGAGTGGTACCTTTCCTGAGCTGCTGGATCCATCTGTGCCGGACTGGCCAGTTGAAGAAGCTTTGAGCTTAGCTACATTGGCGCTAAAGTGCGCAGAACTTAGAAGAAAAGACAGGCCAGATCTTGGTAATGTTGTTCTTCCTCAATTGAACAAACTGCGAGAGCTAGCGGAAGATTCCATGACCAACTCAGTGCCATGCAGTGCAAATCCCTCACCCAGTCACAGTGAGGTTTCCATGTCTAAA GAAGACTTGAGTTATCCACCATCTACACAATCAAGCATGGGGAGCTGA
- the LOC140872897 gene encoding putative pentatricopeptide repeat-containing protein At1g10330 has translation MLKVNLFSPESLLRLLRRFNKCSNQVKQIQSLLITNAHLMITDRWSNTLLYNNLIKTYLNLSQPHTSLLLFIHMLRQGAPPNDHTFPSVLKATVSLKNSSFASSIACSYHAQCVKRGLLHNHFVQASFLSLFSEFGDMSSACRMFGEMPRPCLVSYNAMVAAFGKSGDMELAVSMFLSMPEKDIYSWTSVINACMRKGCFREAIFFFRKMMVDEYVICGLLQPNEATFVSILSACANLDDACALCLGKQVHGYLYRNTESSVFLGTALISFYGKTGCLNYAIKVFDWMTVKKACTWNAIICSMASNGRETQALHMFEAMRDSKFCPNEVTFVGVLSACARTKLVDLGLDMFRSMTHDFAIIPNMEHYGCVVDLLGRAGLLKEAYEFVGSMPYEADASVWGALLNACRVYGAVELGNKVGKRVLELEPQHCGRYVVLSSIFAGANRWDDAAVLRQLMVDAGIHKVPAFSMGTK, from the coding sequence ATGCTTAAGGTGAACTTGTTTTCACCTGAGTCTTTGCTCCGTCTTCTTAGACGCTTCAACAAATGTTCGAACCAAGTTAAACAAATCCAATCCCTCTTGATTACCAATGCTCACCTGATGATTACAGATCGATGGAGTAATACTCTTCTTTACAACAATCTCATCAAAACCTACCTCAATCTTTCTCAACCACACACTTCTCTACTTCTGTTCATCCACATGCTTCGGCAGGGAGCCCCTCCCAATGATCACACTTTTCCTTCTGTTCTCAAAGCCACAGTTTCTCTCAAAAATTCATCTTTTGCTTCATCAATCGCCTGCTCCTATCATGCACAATGTGTCAAAAGAGGATTGTTACACAACCATTTTGTGCAAGCAtcttttctttctcttttctcGGAGTTTGGGGATATGAGCAGTGCCTGTAGGATGTTTGGTGAGATGCCTCGACCATGCCTTGTTTCATACAATGCAATGGTTGCCGCATTTGGGAAGAGTGGGGACATGGAACTGGCTGTTTCAATGTTCTTGAGCATGCCCGAGAAAGATATATATTCATGGACAAGTGTGATCAATGCATGCATGAGAAAAGGGTGTTTTAGGGAAGCGATATTCTTTTTCAGAAAAATGATGGTGGATGAGTACGTGATCTGTGGTCTTTTACAGCCAAATGAGGCTACTTTTGTAAGCATCCTCTCTGCTTGTGCGAATTTGGATGATGCTTGTGCATTATGTTTAGGGAAACAAGTTCACGGATACTTGTATAGGAATACAGAGTCAAGTGTTTTCCTTGGAACAGCATTGATATCTTTTTACGGGAAAACAGGTTGTTTAAATTATGCTATCAAAGTTTTTGATTGGATGACTGTAAAAAAGGCATGTACTTGGAATGCAATTATTTGTTCTATGGCTTCAAATGGCAGGGAAACACAAGCCTTACACATGTTTGAGGCAATGAGAGATTCAAAATTCTGCCCAAATGAAGTTACTTTTGTTGGGGTCCTTTCAGCCTGTGCGCGAACAAAGCTCGTCGACTTGGGTCTGGATATGTTTCGTTCTATGACACATGATTTCGCCATTATCCCGAATATGGAACACTATGGATGTGTGGTGGATCTTTTGGGTAGAGCTGGGCTTTTAAAGGAGGCATACGAGTTTGTGGGAAGCATGCCTTATGAGGCCGATGCGTCTGTCTGGGGAGCACTTTTGAATGCTTGTCGAGTTTATGGGGCTGTTGAGTTGGGAAACAAAGTAGGGAAACGAGTTCTTGAGTTGGAACCGCAGCATTGTGGACGATATGTTGTGTTGTCGAGCATATTTGCTGGGGCTAATAGATGGGACGATGCTGCTGTGTTGAGGCAATTAATGGTGGATGCTGGAATTCATAAAGTTCCAGCTTTTAGTATGGGGACAAAGTAA
- the LOC140872854 gene encoding protein KAKU4 isoform X1 yields MADSRSGAGGKIVANRRKQRLATTPYDRPPSQPPPGKSPSWFSGRVLPSARAIASGAGKILASVLYSESSSSEEDEDEDSGADGLDNDEDAYDGVNATQERIETKRIIEQLILQETFSREECDRLTELLKSRVIDWSMEAEKRFSAHPGKMTDNEVGEMYNEAVLEAKKWFQAKKMGPSSLANTDEGMLHLNASGTEHVNSAVDSPLDVARSYMRDRPPWASPTKQIELSTPLTARRELIKEGTSYSVGHDSLSSSKKRNSVASGSWNIQEELRRVRAKATEDMLRAPSSRTDPSLFAIATSRQEGMEKKTIEPDSSRKTHQIGVLMDAGVSSDPALAALESRQDGKASEALSSKPAILSSGNNEDSKVGQIDGEIFTFKPPQQPASSNFEELHAVSHGPPENEATQIGGTPGINGFSLSQTSLSAGGITSQNHEQDNEDSRNTSKGKSLKAGNVDGKCELSTEAYVEIPIVTETASIASGSQNSLGLQHEELSEEMIQPSTDVNLVRGKQQEKKSGGKLRRSKRRGK; encoded by the exons ATGGCAGATTCCCGATCCGGTGCTGGCGGAAAAATTGTGGCCAATAGGAGGAAGCAGCGTCTCGCTACCACCCCATATGACCGCCCGCCGTCGCAGCCTCCGCCTGGGAAAAGCCCTAGTTGGTTTTCTGGCAGAGTTTTACCATCCGCCCGCGCCATAGCTTCTGGCGCTGGAAAAATACTTGCGAGCGTTTTGTACTCCGAGTCTTCTTCTTCAGAAGAAGATGAAGACGAGGACTCAGGTGCTG ATGGCCTTGACAATGATGAAGATGCTTATGATGGAGTTAATGCCACGCAGGAG AGGATTGAAACAAAACGGATAATTGAACAACTTATATTGCAGGAGACTTTTTCAAG GGAAGAATGTGATAGGTTGACTGAACTTCTTAAGTCACGAGTTATTGATTGGTCAATGGAAGCAGAGAAAAGATTTTCTGCCCATCCCGGGAAAATGACAGACAATG AAGTCGGGGAGATGTATAATGAAGCAGTTTTGGAAGCAAAAAAATGGTTTCAAGCGAAGAAAATGGGGCCAAGTTCACTGGCAAATACAGATGAAGGAATGCTTCATCTCAACGCCTCTGGGACTGAACAT GTCAATAGTGCAGTCGATTCTCCTCTCGATGTGGCCAGGTCCTATATGAGAGACAGACCACCTTGGGCATCTCCCACAAAGCAAATTGAGTTAAGCACGCCATTGACAGCAAGAAGGGAGTTGATCAAGGAAGGAACATCATATTCAGTCGGCCATGACTCTTTGTCTTCATCAAAG AAACGGAATTCTGTTGCATCTGGATCATGGAATATACAGGAAGAATTGCGGAGAGTGCGTGCAAAAGCAACTGAAGATATGCTTCGCGCCCCGTCTTCCAGAACGGATCCATCATTGTTTGCTATTGCAACAAGTAGGCAGGAGGGTATGGAAAAGAAAACTATCGAGCCAGATTCTTCTAGGAAAACTCACCAAATAGGTGTGTTGATGGATGCTGGAGTGAGTTCCGATCCTGCCCTTGCAG CTTTGGAGTCAAGGCAAGATGGTAAGGCAAGTGAAGCACTGTCATCCAAGCCAGCTATTCTTTCTTCAGGAAATAATGAG GATTCAAAAGTTGGTCAAATTGATGGTGAAATTTTTACGTTCAAACCCCCCCAACAGCCTGCCAGTTCCAATTTTGAGGAGCTCCATGCTG TTTCACATGGACCTCCAGAAAATGAGGCTACTCAAATCGGCGGAACACCAGGAATCAATGGTTTCTCGCTATCTCAGACTAG TTTATCTGCTGGAGGTATTACCAGCCAAAACCACGAGCAAGACAATGAGGATAGCCGCAATACCAGCAAGGGTAAGTCACTGAAGGCTGGTAATGTGGACGGTAAATGTGAGCTTTCGACCGAAGCTTATGTAGAAATCCCTATTGTTACCGAAACAGCTAGCATTGCAAGTGGTTCTCAGAATAGTTTGGGCCTGCAACATGAAGAGTTATCAGAAGAGATGATTCAGCCGTCAACAGATGTAAATCTTGTGCGTGGAAAGCAACAAGAGAAAAAGTCAGGTGGGAAACTCCGAAGAAGCAAGAGAAGAGGTAAATGA
- the LOC140872854 gene encoding protein KAKU4 isoform X2: MADSRSGAGGKIVANRRKQRLATTPYDRPPSQPPPGKSPSWFSGRVLPSARAIASGAGKILASVLYSESSSSEEDEDEDSDGLDNDEDAYDGVNATQERIETKRIIEQLILQETFSREECDRLTELLKSRVIDWSMEAEKRFSAHPGKMTDNEVGEMYNEAVLEAKKWFQAKKMGPSSLANTDEGMLHLNASGTEHVNSAVDSPLDVARSYMRDRPPWASPTKQIELSTPLTARRELIKEGTSYSVGHDSLSSSKKRNSVASGSWNIQEELRRVRAKATEDMLRAPSSRTDPSLFAIATSRQEGMEKKTIEPDSSRKTHQIGVLMDAGVSSDPALAALESRQDGKASEALSSKPAILSSGNNEDSKVGQIDGEIFTFKPPQQPASSNFEELHAVSHGPPENEATQIGGTPGINGFSLSQTSLSAGGITSQNHEQDNEDSRNTSKGKSLKAGNVDGKCELSTEAYVEIPIVTETASIASGSQNSLGLQHEELSEEMIQPSTDVNLVRGKQQEKKSGGKLRRSKRRGK; this comes from the exons ATGGCAGATTCCCGATCCGGTGCTGGCGGAAAAATTGTGGCCAATAGGAGGAAGCAGCGTCTCGCTACCACCCCATATGACCGCCCGCCGTCGCAGCCTCCGCCTGGGAAAAGCCCTAGTTGGTTTTCTGGCAGAGTTTTACCATCCGCCCGCGCCATAGCTTCTGGCGCTGGAAAAATACTTGCGAGCGTTTTGTACTCCGAGTCTTCTTCTTCAGAAGAAGATGAAGACGAGGACTCAG ATGGCCTTGACAATGATGAAGATGCTTATGATGGAGTTAATGCCACGCAGGAG AGGATTGAAACAAAACGGATAATTGAACAACTTATATTGCAGGAGACTTTTTCAAG GGAAGAATGTGATAGGTTGACTGAACTTCTTAAGTCACGAGTTATTGATTGGTCAATGGAAGCAGAGAAAAGATTTTCTGCCCATCCCGGGAAAATGACAGACAATG AAGTCGGGGAGATGTATAATGAAGCAGTTTTGGAAGCAAAAAAATGGTTTCAAGCGAAGAAAATGGGGCCAAGTTCACTGGCAAATACAGATGAAGGAATGCTTCATCTCAACGCCTCTGGGACTGAACAT GTCAATAGTGCAGTCGATTCTCCTCTCGATGTGGCCAGGTCCTATATGAGAGACAGACCACCTTGGGCATCTCCCACAAAGCAAATTGAGTTAAGCACGCCATTGACAGCAAGAAGGGAGTTGATCAAGGAAGGAACATCATATTCAGTCGGCCATGACTCTTTGTCTTCATCAAAG AAACGGAATTCTGTTGCATCTGGATCATGGAATATACAGGAAGAATTGCGGAGAGTGCGTGCAAAAGCAACTGAAGATATGCTTCGCGCCCCGTCTTCCAGAACGGATCCATCATTGTTTGCTATTGCAACAAGTAGGCAGGAGGGTATGGAAAAGAAAACTATCGAGCCAGATTCTTCTAGGAAAACTCACCAAATAGGTGTGTTGATGGATGCTGGAGTGAGTTCCGATCCTGCCCTTGCAG CTTTGGAGTCAAGGCAAGATGGTAAGGCAAGTGAAGCACTGTCATCCAAGCCAGCTATTCTTTCTTCAGGAAATAATGAG GATTCAAAAGTTGGTCAAATTGATGGTGAAATTTTTACGTTCAAACCCCCCCAACAGCCTGCCAGTTCCAATTTTGAGGAGCTCCATGCTG TTTCACATGGACCTCCAGAAAATGAGGCTACTCAAATCGGCGGAACACCAGGAATCAATGGTTTCTCGCTATCTCAGACTAG TTTATCTGCTGGAGGTATTACCAGCCAAAACCACGAGCAAGACAATGAGGATAGCCGCAATACCAGCAAGGGTAAGTCACTGAAGGCTGGTAATGTGGACGGTAAATGTGAGCTTTCGACCGAAGCTTATGTAGAAATCCCTATTGTTACCGAAACAGCTAGCATTGCAAGTGGTTCTCAGAATAGTTTGGGCCTGCAACATGAAGAGTTATCAGAAGAGATGATTCAGCCGTCAACAGATGTAAATCTTGTGCGTGGAAAGCAACAAGAGAAAAAGTCAGGTGGGAAACTCCGAAGAAGCAAGAGAAGAGGTAAATGA
- the LOC140872835 gene encoding uncharacterized protein: MDARAVKRNKGGPITQRKGYTVATARDENVRFCNRIGCSGRIKYSQTTNFGTLDRSKCPRPSFCSSPGNGIIETSSDRNSVMMSAKKFNLDSRRKLFSQSESRVSGVSLGRSPTYQSKSSINDSEKITVMESGSSDVSSNIRPCKPSILPSSSNFSASKSIGTGPSKSSTLSRCSPRNIKSGSNPDVIAPSCSSVSKSITKNAMKKRSHEKETSSSRSGRKTTALSSSHKHVSPSTRGTSISNSRRNSCIVGGESKATMPRTQNSGNINQSIRPTNRQNRQNFSSIVEPADTETSNNALSSDSSSYGDNSSTSMYCSSEDLGFNHSRNRHALPRDNLDGIAEVLLAFERIEHAVLTHEQLLALEASFFHAGLNLYDQHRDMRMDIDNMSYEELLALEERMGTVSTALSEETLSKCIRRSMYRETPLEVRDTGSSEDGGDIKCSVCQEEFELGDEVGTLIECDHGYHILCITQWLKLKNWCPICKGSAAPSQLSL; encoded by the exons ATGGATGCACGTGCTGttaaaagaaacaaaggtggGCCTATCACTCAAAGAAAAGGTTATACTGTTGCTACTGCAAGAGATGAAAATGTTCGATTTTGTAACCGAATAGGATGCAGCGGAAGAATTAAGTACAGTCAGACTACAAATTTCGGAACCTTAGATAGATCCAAATGTCCTAGACCTTCTTTTTGTTCTTCGCCTGGCAATGGAATAATTGAAACTTCTTCTGATAGAAATTCTGTGATGATGAGTGCAAAGAAGTTTAATTTGGATTCCAGGAgaaagttgttttctcaatcAGAAAGTAGAGTGTCAGGAGTTTCACTTGGTAGAAGTCCAACTTATCAGTCCAAATCAAGCATTAACGACTCTGAAAAAATTACTGTAATGGAAAGTGGAAGTTCGGACGTGTCTTCAAACATTCGACCTTGTAAACCCAGCATCCTGCCATCTTCTTCCAATTTTTCAGCTTCTAAAAGCATTGGCACTGGGCCATCTAAGAGTAGCACTTTGAGTAGATGTAGTCCTAGGAATATAAAATCTGGTTCAAACCCAGATGTTATAGCACCTAGTTGTTCATCAGTGTCAAAGTCTATCACAAAGAATGCAATGAAAAAGAGAAGCCATGAAAAGGAAACTAGCTCATCTCGCAGTGGGAGAAAAACCACCGCCCTATCATCTTCTCATAAGCATGTATCGCCTTCGACTAGGGGTACCTCAATCTCCAATTCAAGACGAAATAGTTGCATAGTTGGAGGGGAGAGCAAAGCTACCATGCCTAGGACTCAAAATTCAGGAAATATAAACCAAAGTATAAGGCCTACAAATCGACAAAATAGGCAAAACTTTTCATCCATTGTAGAGCCTGCTGATACAGAAACATCGAATAATGCCCTTTCTAGCGATTCAAGCAGTTATGGTGATAATTCCTCTACCTCGATGTATTGCAGTTCAGAGGATCTTGGTTTTAACCATTCAAGGAATCGTCATGCATTACCTCGAGATAACCTTGATGGAATCGCTGAG GTATTATTAGCTTTTGAGAGGATCGAACATGCAGTGCTGACACATGAG CAACTACTAGCTCTTGAGGCCAGTTTTTTCCACGCCGGCCTTAACCTCTACGACCAACATCGTGACATGAGGATGGATATTGATAATATGTCATACGAG GAATTGTTAGCTTTAGAGGAGAGGATGGGCACGGTAAGCACGGCCCTCTCGGAAGAGACACTGTCGAAATGCATCAGGAGAAGCATGTACCGGGAGACCCCATTAGAAGTTCGAGACACGGGATCAAGTGAGGATGGAGGTGACATCAAGTGCAGTGTTTGTCAG GAGGAGTTTGAACTTGGGGACGAGGTTGGGACGTTGATTGAATGTGACCACGGTTATCACATATTGTGTATCACCCAGTGGTTAAAGCTCAAGAATTGGTGCCCCATTTGCAAAGGTTCAGCCGCCCCATCACAGTTGTCTTTGTGA